One Actinosynnema pretiosum DNA segment encodes these proteins:
- a CDS encoding ABC transporter permease: protein MTRYVVNRVLGMVVVLFLVCLFTYLVFFALSPDPAVQICGKNCTPERIDQIRANLGLDAPFLTQFGLFLAGLFVGREYGSGPSLIDCTAPCLGYSFQTSQLVTDMIAQRLPVTAVVAIGAAVLWLSMGVIGGLVSAVREGKFADKFITGLTLGGMSIPNYVLALALQYVFVIWLQWLPFPQAVPFLDDPVQWFLNFILPWTVLAIGYASSYTRLTRANVLDTLGENYVRTARAKGLQPALVWRRHALRPALTPVVTIAGMDFAGLLGGALITETVFGINGVGKLAADSITKNDQPVIMAVTLLAAFFVVVGNMVVDLLYSVIDPRVRAGARA, encoded by the coding sequence GTGACCCGCTACGTCGTGAACCGCGTCCTGGGCATGGTCGTGGTGCTGTTCCTGGTCTGCCTGTTCACCTACCTGGTGTTCTTCGCGCTCTCGCCGGACCCGGCCGTGCAGATCTGCGGCAAGAACTGCACCCCCGAGCGCATCGACCAGATCCGCGCCAACCTCGGCCTGGACGCGCCGTTCCTCACCCAGTTCGGGCTGTTCCTCGCGGGCCTGTTCGTCGGCCGCGAGTACGGCAGCGGGCCGTCGCTGATCGACTGCACCGCCCCGTGCCTCGGCTACTCGTTCCAGACCTCGCAGCTGGTCACCGACATGATCGCGCAGCGCCTCCCGGTCACCGCCGTCGTCGCGATCGGCGCCGCCGTGCTGTGGCTGTCCATGGGCGTGATCGGCGGTCTGGTCAGCGCGGTGCGCGAGGGCAAGTTCGCGGACAAGTTCATCACCGGCCTGACCCTGGGCGGCATGTCGATCCCGAACTACGTCCTCGCGCTCGCGCTCCAGTACGTGTTCGTGATCTGGTTGCAGTGGCTGCCGTTCCCGCAGGCCGTGCCGTTCCTGGACGACCCCGTCCAGTGGTTCCTCAACTTCATCCTGCCCTGGACGGTCCTCGCGATCGGCTACGCGTCCTCGTACACCCGGCTCACCCGCGCGAACGTGCTCGACACGCTCGGCGAGAACTACGTGCGCACGGCCCGCGCCAAGGGCCTGCAACCGGCGCTGGTGTGGCGGCGGCACGCGCTGCGGCCCGCGCTCACGCCCGTCGTGACCATCGCGGGCATGGACTTCGCCGGACTGCTCGGCGGCGCCCTGATCACCGAGACCGTGTTCGGGATCAACGGCGTCGGCAAGCTCGCCGCCGACTCCATCACCAAGAACGACCAGCCGGTGATCATGGCCGTCACGCTGCTCGCCGCGTTCTTCGTGGTCGTCGGCAACATGGTGGTCGACCTGCTGTACTCGGTGATCGACCCTCGGGTCAGGGCGGGGGCGAGGGCGTGA
- a CDS encoding ABC transporter permease encodes MTITPPALQAPVAAEQDTVGTTPDPRWSVTRTLLRQPATVACLGYIALVLLMAVFAPLIVKVSGWDPYTFDQSAIDPDLGGIPLGDWGGISGEHWLGVEPGTGRDIFARIVYGARTSMLIALAATALTTTLGILFGLLAGYFGGRVDMLVSRLMEFLMAFPALIFMIAVLSALPADNRQYLLVVVIALFGWPYLARIVRAQTLSLKEREFVEAARASGASRATIVFTEILPNLRSTVLVMTTMAVPGYIGTEAGLSFLGVGVVPPTPSWGQMISSSVTWYSVVPAYFLVPGAFLALLVLSFMVLGDRVQAAVDPGGHR; translated from the coding sequence ATGACCATCACGCCCCCCGCCCTCCAGGCGCCGGTGGCGGCCGAGCAGGACACCGTCGGAACGACCCCGGACCCGCGCTGGAGCGTCACCCGCACGCTCCTGCGCCAGCCCGCGACGGTGGCCTGCCTCGGCTACATCGCCCTGGTGCTGCTCATGGCGGTGTTCGCGCCGCTGATCGTCAAGGTCAGCGGCTGGGACCCGTACACGTTCGACCAGTCCGCCATCGACCCGGACCTCGGCGGCATCCCGCTCGGTGACTGGGGCGGCATCTCCGGCGAGCACTGGCTCGGCGTCGAGCCCGGCACCGGGCGCGACATCTTCGCCCGGATCGTCTACGGCGCCCGCACCTCCATGCTCATCGCGCTCGCCGCCACGGCCCTGACCACGACGCTCGGAATCCTGTTCGGCCTGCTCGCGGGCTACTTCGGCGGCCGCGTGGACATGCTGGTCTCGCGGCTCATGGAGTTCCTGATGGCGTTCCCCGCCCTCATCTTCATGATCGCGGTGCTGTCCGCGCTGCCCGCCGACAACCGGCAGTACCTGCTGGTCGTGGTGATCGCCCTGTTCGGCTGGCCGTACCTGGCGCGGATCGTGCGGGCGCAGACGCTCTCGCTCAAGGAGCGCGAGTTCGTGGAGGCCGCCCGCGCGTCGGGCGCCTCGCGCGCCACCATCGTGTTCACCGAGATCCTGCCGAACCTGCGCTCCACCGTGCTGGTCATGACGACCATGGCGGTGCCCGGCTACATCGGCACCGAGGCGGGCCTGTCGTTCCTGGGCGTGGGCGTCGTGCCGCCCACCCCGTCCTGGGGGCAGATGATCTCCAGCTCGGTGACCTGGTACTCGGTCGTGCCCGCGTACTTCCTGGTGCCGGGCGCGTTCCTGGCGCTGCTGGTGCTGTCCTTCATGGTCCTGGGCGACCGGGTGCAGGCGGCCGTCGACCCCGGAGGCCACCGGTGA
- a CDS encoding ABC transporter substrate-binding protein, translated as MRRTTSTLAIAGFTAGAIVLSACSGTPGQSTGSGGTDGAPVKGGTVQVLQATDFSYLDPSRGWDGGVNSFYRLIYRQLITKAPADAANPNEMVPDLAESLGTPSADGLTWTYKLKDGIKFDTGAPITAQDVKFGITRSWDPEIGIGAPYLKQLVDAPADYQGPYRSGDLPTIETPDERTIVFRLKAPFPEFDAVLSMPTGTPFPVGTGGGDSFIKDVIASGPYDVKSFTPGSKIELVRNPNWDAATDTARKAYPDAWNFVIGVDRATIDERLIAGQGSDVNAVAATVQTATIARIQTPQLKERTVKEPSTCTTYLGLNTTKGPLADVKVRQAINYAVDKSAVLNATGGNQFATVSTTILPSSVTGHTQFDLYPSKDNAGDVEKAKQLLAEAGQANGFPLVLDVRSNPVAQRQAESIQQSLQKIGIEVKLNVIDVATYYETIATPAVQNDAAITGWCPDWASSASTFLPPLFDGRKITEKGNQNLSQINDPAINAAIDANIAETDLDKATKAWGELDKQVMELAPIVPLNVENRIYLPGSNVTGFHAPGGDVDYAILGLKDAGKA; from the coding sequence GTGAGGAGAACCACCAGCACCCTGGCGATCGCCGGGTTCACGGCAGGAGCCATCGTCCTGTCCGCGTGCTCCGGGACGCCTGGCCAGTCCACCGGTTCCGGTGGCACGGACGGCGCCCCCGTCAAGGGCGGCACCGTCCAGGTCCTCCAGGCCACCGACTTCTCCTACCTGGACCCGTCGCGGGGCTGGGACGGCGGCGTCAACTCGTTCTACCGGCTGATCTACCGCCAGCTCATCACCAAGGCCCCCGCCGACGCCGCGAACCCCAACGAGATGGTCCCGGACCTGGCCGAGTCGCTGGGCACGCCGTCCGCGGACGGCCTGACCTGGACGTACAAGCTCAAGGACGGGATCAAGTTCGACACCGGCGCGCCGATCACCGCGCAGGACGTCAAGTTCGGCATCACCCGCAGCTGGGACCCGGAGATCGGCATCGGCGCCCCCTACCTCAAGCAGCTGGTGGACGCGCCCGCCGACTACCAGGGCCCCTACCGCTCCGGCGACCTGCCCACGATCGAGACGCCCGACGAGCGCACCATCGTGTTCCGCCTGAAGGCCCCGTTCCCCGAGTTCGACGCGGTCCTGTCCATGCCCACCGGCACCCCGTTCCCGGTCGGCACCGGCGGCGGCGACTCGTTCATCAAGGACGTCATCGCCTCCGGCCCGTACGACGTCAAGTCGTTCACCCCCGGCAGCAAGATCGAGCTGGTGCGCAACCCCAACTGGGACGCCGCCACCGACACCGCCCGCAAGGCCTACCCGGACGCCTGGAACTTCGTCATCGGCGTCGACCGCGCCACCATCGACGAGCGGCTCATCGCAGGCCAGGGCAGCGACGTGAACGCGGTCGCCGCGACCGTGCAGACCGCCACGATCGCCCGCATCCAGACCCCGCAGCTCAAGGAGCGCACCGTCAAGGAGCCCTCCACCTGCACCACCTACCTGGGGCTGAACACCACCAAGGGCCCGCTGGCCGACGTCAAGGTGCGCCAGGCGATCAACTACGCGGTGGACAAGAGCGCGGTGCTCAACGCCACCGGCGGCAACCAGTTCGCCACCGTCTCCACCACGATCCTGCCGTCCTCGGTCACCGGCCACACCCAGTTCGACCTGTACCCGAGCAAGGACAACGCCGGCGACGTCGAGAAGGCCAAGCAGCTGCTCGCCGAGGCGGGCCAGGCGAACGGCTTCCCGCTGGTCCTGGACGTGCGCTCCAACCCGGTCGCCCAGCGCCAGGCCGAGTCGATCCAGCAGTCGCTGCAGAAGATCGGCATCGAGGTCAAGCTGAACGTCATCGACGTGGCGACCTACTACGAGACCATCGCCACCCCGGCCGTCCAGAACGACGCGGCCATCACCGGCTGGTGCCCGGACTGGGCGTCCAGCGCCTCCACGTTCCTGCCGCCGCTGTTCGACGGCCGCAAGATCACCGAGAAGGGCAACCAGAACCTCTCGCAGATCAACGACCCGGCGATCAACGCCGCGATCGACGCGAACATCGCCGAGACCGACCTGGACAAGGCCACCAAGGCCTGGGGCGAGCTGGACAAGCAGGTCATGGAGCTGGCCCCGATCGTCCCGCTGAACGTCGAGAACCGGATCTACCTGCCGGGCTCCAACGTCACCGGCTTCCACGCCCCCGGCGGCGACGTCGACTACGCCATCCTCGGCCTGAAGGACGCGGGGAAGGCCTGA
- a CDS encoding GntR family transcriptional regulator, whose amino-acid sequence MSSPSTINPVAVGASLRGTVEDAVAAAIVSGELAPGTLVTAPTLAARFGVSATPVREAMLNLQKRGFVDVVRNKGFRITQVSEQDLWEIVRLRQQLEAPPMRGIARTMQPAIAAELRVKAQAIVDAAEVADLAAYLAADLDFHLRLLELHGNRRLIAIVKDLRQQTRMVGLADMIGTAELARSAAEHHLLVDLLEAHDGRGAEALLTDHIGHVLGWWSGNSED is encoded by the coding sequence GTGAGTAGTCCATCCACCATCAACCCGGTGGCCGTGGGCGCGAGCCTGCGCGGCACCGTCGAGGACGCGGTCGCCGCCGCCATCGTCTCGGGAGAGCTGGCGCCCGGCACCCTGGTCACCGCGCCGACCCTGGCCGCCCGCTTCGGGGTGTCCGCCACCCCGGTGCGGGAGGCCATGCTGAACCTGCAGAAGCGCGGGTTCGTCGACGTGGTGCGCAACAAGGGCTTCCGGATCACGCAGGTCAGCGAGCAGGACCTGTGGGAGATCGTGCGGCTGCGGCAGCAGCTGGAGGCCCCGCCGATGCGCGGGATCGCCAGGACGATGCAGCCCGCGATCGCGGCGGAGCTGCGGGTCAAGGCCCAGGCCATAGTGGACGCCGCCGAGGTGGCGGACCTGGCGGCCTACCTGGCCGCCGACCTGGACTTCCACCTCAGGCTGCTGGAGCTGCACGGCAACCGCAGGCTCATCGCGATCGTCAAGGACCTGCGCCAGCAGACCCGGATGGTGGGGCTGGCCGACATGATCGGCACCGCCGAGCTGGCCAGGTCCGCCGCCGAGCACCACCTGCTGGTGGACCTGCTGGAGGCGCACGACGGGCGGGGTGCGGAAGCGCTGCTCACGGACCACATCGGGCACGTGCTCGGGTGGTGGAGCGGCAACTCCGAGGATTAG
- a CDS encoding aldehyde dehydrogenase (NADP(+)), with product MSDKALQEDAADVESVLAAASAARTPLRRASLEQRAGWLEAAADALDGAADELIPLAHAETHLPLPRLTGELKRTTFQARLFAKGLRSGELAPVHVEPADPDWGMGPKPALRRALVPIGPVLVFAASNFPFAFSVFGGDTASALAAGCPVVVKAHPGHPELSRRTAAVVAAALPEGALGLIEGVEAGVTALRDPRIKAVGFTGSTRGGRALFDIAASRPEPIPFYGELGSVNPVVVTPAAWAERGGDIATGWVGSLTLGSGQFCTNPGVVLVPDADAFLKSVELPKPGRMLTSGLEQGYADAVTAVSGRPEVAVAAEGPANDEGVRASVLRVRADVAAADPELLETEMFGPAGLLVEYASAEELTAVLRALPGQLTGTVQAATDGDPLAAEVVELLSDVVGRVVYNDWPTGVTVSGAQHHGGPYPASTAPTTTSVGLHAISRFQRPVTYQGTPESALPGEL from the coding sequence TTGTCGGACAAGGCTTTGCAGGAAGACGCCGCTGACGTCGAGAGCGTGCTCGCCGCCGCCTCGGCGGCCAGGACCCCGCTGCGGCGGGCCTCGCTGGAGCAGCGCGCCGGGTGGCTGGAGGCCGCCGCCGACGCGCTCGACGGCGCGGCCGACGAGCTGATCCCGCTCGCCCACGCCGAGACGCACCTGCCGCTGCCCCGGCTGACCGGGGAGCTGAAGCGCACCACGTTCCAGGCGCGGCTGTTCGCCAAGGGGCTGCGGTCGGGCGAGCTGGCGCCGGTGCACGTCGAGCCCGCCGACCCCGACTGGGGCATGGGGCCCAAGCCCGCGCTGCGACGCGCGCTGGTGCCGATCGGGCCGGTGCTGGTGTTCGCGGCCAGCAACTTCCCGTTCGCGTTCAGCGTGTTCGGCGGCGACACCGCCTCCGCGCTGGCCGCCGGGTGCCCCGTGGTGGTCAAGGCGCACCCCGGCCACCCGGAGCTGTCCCGGCGCACCGCCGCCGTGGTGGCCGCCGCGCTGCCCGAGGGCGCGCTGGGGCTCATCGAGGGCGTCGAGGCCGGGGTGACCGCGCTGCGCGACCCGCGGATCAAGGCGGTCGGGTTCACCGGGTCCACCAGGGGCGGTCGGGCGCTGTTCGACATCGCCGCGTCCCGGCCCGAGCCCATCCCGTTCTACGGGGAGCTGGGCAGCGTCAACCCGGTCGTGGTCACGCCCGCCGCGTGGGCCGAGCGGGGCGGCGACATCGCCACCGGCTGGGTCGGCTCGCTCACCCTGGGCTCCGGGCAGTTCTGCACCAACCCCGGTGTGGTGCTGGTGCCGGACGCCGACGCGTTCCTGAAGTCTGTCGAGCTGCCCAAGCCCGGCCGGATGCTGACCTCCGGGTTGGAGCAGGGCTACGCGGACGCGGTCACCGCCGTCTCCGGTCGGCCCGAGGTCGCGGTCGCGGCCGAGGGACCGGCCAACGACGAGGGCGTGCGGGCGAGCGTGCTGCGGGTGCGGGCGGACGTGGCGGCGGCCGACCCGGAGCTGCTGGAGACCGAGATGTTCGGCCCGGCGGGGCTGCTGGTCGAGTACGCGTCGGCCGAGGAGCTGACGGCGGTGCTGCGCGCGCTGCCCGGCCAGCTCACCGGCACCGTGCAGGCCGCCACCGACGGGGACCCGCTCGCCGCCGAGGTGGTCGAGCTGCTCTCCGACGTGGTCGGCCGGGTGGTCTACAACGACTGGCCCACCGGGGTCACCGTGTCCGGGGCGCAGCACCACGGCGGCCCGTACCCGGCGAGCACCGCGCCGACGACCACGTCGGTGGGGCTGCACGCGATCTCGCGGTTCCAGCGGCCGGTGACCTACCAGGGCACGCCGGAGTCCGCGCTGCCGGGAGAGCTGTGA
- a CDS encoding proline racemase family protein: MRASRMYTAVDSHTEGMPTRVVTGGVGVIPGATMNERRLHFIEHLDHVRKLLVNEPRGHSAMSGAILQPPTRPDADFGVLYIEVSGCLPMCGHGTIGVATVLVETGMVEVVEPVTTIRLDTPAGLVVAEVAVRDGHADGVTLRNVPSYCDRLDEVVDVPGLGPIRYSLAFGGNFYAMVDLDQVGLPFDRARKDEILAAGLAIMDAVNTTAPPHHPEIEGVDHCHHVEFIAPGSDATLSRHAMAIHPGWFDRSPCGTGTSARMAELHARGELPLGQDFVNESFIGSRFTGRLVGKTTVGDKPAVVPTITGRAWVTGIGQYLLDPTDPYPAGFEF; the protein is encoded by the coding sequence GTGCGCGCGTCGCGGATGTACACCGCGGTCGACTCGCACACCGAGGGGATGCCGACCCGCGTGGTCACCGGCGGCGTCGGGGTCATCCCCGGCGCCACCATGAACGAGCGCAGGCTGCACTTCATCGAGCACCTGGACCACGTGCGCAAGCTCCTGGTGAACGAGCCGCGCGGGCACTCGGCGATGAGCGGCGCGATCCTGCAGCCGCCCACCCGGCCGGACGCGGACTTCGGCGTGCTCTACATCGAGGTGTCCGGCTGCCTGCCCATGTGCGGGCACGGCACCATCGGCGTGGCCACGGTCCTGGTGGAGACGGGCATGGTCGAGGTGGTCGAGCCGGTGACCACGATCCGGCTGGACACCCCGGCCGGGCTGGTGGTGGCCGAGGTGGCCGTCCGCGACGGGCACGCCGACGGCGTGACCCTGCGCAACGTCCCGTCCTACTGCGACCGGCTGGACGAGGTCGTGGACGTGCCGGGGCTGGGCCCGATCCGGTACAGCCTCGCCTTCGGCGGCAACTTCTACGCCATGGTCGACCTCGACCAGGTCGGGCTGCCGTTCGACCGGGCGCGCAAGGACGAGATCCTGGCCGCCGGGCTCGCGATCATGGACGCCGTCAACACCACCGCTCCGCCGCACCACCCGGAGATCGAGGGGGTCGACCACTGCCACCACGTGGAGTTCATCGCCCCCGGCTCGGACGCGACCCTGTCCCGGCACGCCATGGCCATCCACCCCGGCTGGTTCGACCGCTCCCCGTGCGGGACCGGCACGTCCGCCCGGATGGCCGAGCTGCACGCGCGCGGCGAGCTGCCGCTGGGGCAGGACTTCGTGAACGAGTCGTTCATCGGGAGCAGGTTCACCGGCCGCCTGGTGGGGAAGACGACCGTGGGCGACAAGCCCGCCGTGGTGCCGACCATCACCGGGCGCGCCTGGGTCACCGGGATCGGGCAGTACCTGCTCGACCCGACCGACCCGTACCCCGCCGGTTTCGAGTTCTGA
- a CDS encoding dihydrodipicolinate synthase family protein — MSSAPASLRGVIVATALPFKENPSAPAGLEVDYDRFAEHCDWLMSNGCHGVGPNGSLGEYSALTDAERRKVVQVAVDTVGDRGVVVAGVHGPGWHQAKHWAELAAEDGAHGVLALPPTMYRATAEQVVEHYTKIDEVGLPIMVYNNPIDTKVDLVPELVAELAKLPNVSAIKEFSGDVRRLFEIAELCDIDVVAGADDVLFELMADGAVGWFAGFPNAFPAESVAIYEHMLAGRLAEARELYRHLVAVFRWDSRTEFVQAIKLGMEEVGRYGGPCRPPRGPLTADQVARVRADMRRAVAGIEALRAAEVA; from the coding sequence ATGAGTTCCGCACCGGCTTCCCTGCGCGGGGTCATCGTCGCCACCGCCCTGCCGTTCAAGGAGAACCCCTCCGCGCCCGCCGGTCTGGAGGTCGACTACGACCGCTTCGCCGAGCACTGCGACTGGCTGATGTCCAACGGCTGCCACGGCGTCGGCCCCAACGGCTCCCTCGGCGAGTACTCGGCCCTCACCGACGCCGAGCGCCGCAAGGTCGTCCAGGTCGCCGTCGACACCGTCGGCGACCGGGGCGTGGTCGTCGCGGGCGTGCACGGCCCCGGCTGGCACCAGGCCAAGCACTGGGCCGAGCTGGCCGCCGAGGACGGCGCCCACGGCGTGCTCGCCCTGCCGCCCACCATGTACCGGGCCACCGCCGAGCAGGTCGTCGAGCACTACACCAAGATCGACGAGGTCGGCCTGCCGATCATGGTCTACAACAACCCGATCGACACCAAGGTCGACCTGGTGCCCGAGCTGGTCGCCGAGCTCGCGAAGCTGCCGAACGTGAGCGCCATCAAGGAGTTCAGCGGCGACGTCCGCAGGCTCTTCGAGATCGCCGAGCTGTGCGACATCGACGTGGTCGCGGGCGCCGACGACGTGCTGTTCGAGCTGATGGCCGACGGCGCCGTCGGCTGGTTCGCGGGCTTCCCCAACGCCTTCCCGGCCGAGTCCGTCGCGATCTACGAGCACATGCTCGCCGGGCGCCTCGCCGAGGCCAGGGAGCTGTACAGGCACCTCGTCGCCGTGTTCCGCTGGGACTCGCGCACCGAGTTCGTGCAGGCCATCAAGCTGGGCATGGAGGAGGTCGGCCGGTACGGCGGCCCGTGCCGCCCGCCGCGCGGCCCGCTGACCGCCGACCAGGTCGCCCGCGTGCGCGCCGACATGCGCCGCGCCGTCGCCGGGATCGAGGCGCTGCGCGCGGCCGAGGTGGCCTGA
- a CDS encoding NAD(P)/FAD-dependent oxidoreductase, with amino-acid sequence MPDVLVVGGGPAGMAAAHAARRSGATVTLLESGDDLGGQYWRHLPAQRSDPDEREWHHGWQRFLDLRAALVDDPGCEVVTTAHVWSVDRRDGRPPLVHALVGPPDGGDRTPRTFDPDALVLATGAQERTLPFPGWDLPGVFTAGAAQALAKGERVAVGRRVLVAGAGPFLLTAAASLVRVGAQVVGVVEAAGAKRLARGWATKPWRLARAGHKAAELVGYLRVLAANRVPYRTGSAVIAAHGADRVEAVTVARLDPDWSPIPGTERRIEVDAVCVSHAFVPRTELAISTGCALTGDGSVQVDDRQRTTVPGVLTAGELTGIGGVDLALAEGRIAGAVAAGAEPDARDVKRRAVFREFATRLTAAHGVRPGWRSWVDDGTVVCRCEDVTAGALRSAAELTCSQGLRSLKLITRAGLGLCQGRTCGRAVEELLTGVLDPGRTANRPIAAPLRLGELAEHGRTCNREDVP; translated from the coding sequence GTGCCTGACGTCCTCGTGGTCGGCGGCGGCCCCGCCGGGATGGCCGCCGCGCACGCCGCCCGCCGGAGCGGCGCGACCGTGACCCTGCTGGAGTCCGGCGACGACCTCGGCGGCCAGTACTGGCGGCACCTGCCCGCCCAGCGCAGCGACCCCGACGAGCGCGAGTGGCACCACGGCTGGCAGCGCTTCCTGGACCTGCGCGCCGCGCTCGTCGACGACCCCGGCTGCGAGGTCGTCACCACCGCGCACGTCTGGTCCGTCGACCGCCGCGACGGCCGCCCCCCGCTCGTGCACGCCCTCGTCGGCCCGCCCGACGGCGGCGACCGCACCCCGCGCACCTTCGACCCGGACGCCCTCGTCCTGGCCACCGGCGCGCAGGAGCGCACCCTCCCGTTCCCCGGCTGGGACCTGCCCGGCGTCTTCACGGCGGGCGCCGCGCAGGCCCTCGCCAAGGGCGAGCGGGTCGCGGTCGGCCGCCGCGTGCTGGTCGCGGGCGCAGGCCCCTTCCTGCTCACCGCCGCGGCCAGCCTGGTCCGCGTCGGCGCCCAGGTCGTCGGCGTCGTGGAGGCGGCGGGCGCGAAGCGCCTGGCCAGGGGCTGGGCAACCAAGCCGTGGCGGCTGGCGAGGGCGGGCCACAAGGCCGCCGAGCTGGTCGGCTACCTGCGCGTGCTCGCCGCCAACCGCGTCCCCTACCGCACCGGCTCGGCCGTCATCGCCGCCCACGGCGCGGACCGCGTCGAGGCCGTCACCGTCGCCAGGCTGGACCCGGACTGGTCGCCGATCCCCGGCACCGAGCGCCGGATCGAGGTCGACGCGGTCTGCGTCAGCCACGCCTTCGTCCCCCGCACCGAACTCGCCATCTCCACCGGCTGCGCCCTCACCGGGGACGGCTCGGTCCAGGTCGACGACCGGCAGCGCACCACCGTCCCCGGCGTGCTCACGGCGGGCGAGCTGACCGGCATCGGCGGCGTCGACCTCGCGCTCGCCGAGGGCCGGATCGCCGGGGCCGTCGCCGCCGGGGCCGAGCCCGACGCCCGCGACGTGAAGCGCCGCGCGGTCTTCCGCGAGTTCGCCACCCGCCTCACCGCCGCCCACGGCGTCCGCCCCGGCTGGCGCTCCTGGGTGGACGACGGCACCGTCGTCTGCCGCTGCGAGGACGTCACCGCAGGGGCGCTGCGCAGCGCCGCCGAGCTGACCTGCTCCCAGGGCCTGCGCTCCCTCAAGCTCATCACCCGAGCAGGCCTCGGCCTGTGCCAGGGCCGCACCTGCGGCCGGGCCGTCGAGGAGCTGCTCACCGGGGTCCTGGACCCCGGCCGCACCGCCAACCGCCCCATCGCCGCACCGCTCCGCCTCGGCGAGCTCGCCGAGCACGGCCGCACCTGCAACCGAGAGGACGTCCCATGA
- a CDS encoding (2Fe-2S)-binding protein has protein sequence MSKIRIEVDGQPVEAVAGQSIAAALLATGRTSWRRTRAGRPRGVFCGIGTCFDCVVTVNDLRDVRACQRRAADGDRVRTQEDDRA, from the coding sequence ATGAGCAAGATCCGCATCGAGGTCGACGGCCAGCCCGTCGAGGCGGTGGCGGGGCAGAGCATCGCCGCCGCCCTCCTCGCCACCGGCCGCACCTCCTGGCGCCGCACCCGCGCGGGCCGCCCGCGCGGCGTGTTCTGCGGCATCGGCACCTGCTTCGACTGCGTCGTCACCGTCAACGACCTGCGCGACGTGCGCGCCTGCCAGCGCCGCGCCGCCGACGGCGACCGCGTCCGCACCCAGGAGGACGACCGTGCCTGA
- a CDS encoding NAD(P)/FAD-dependent oxidoreductase, translated as MSTPLRVVVVGAGIVGSAIARALAREGCAVTVVDRGPSAGGTSASGEGNLLVSDKEPGPELRLAQRSLASWLRVEDELRDELPAGFPDLELERKGGLVVATTDAGATALRGFAAAQRAAGVTAEAVDDDRVRELEPDLTPDRAAAVFYPDDMQVQPVTATEALLAAARRHGAGVRQGVEVTGPVLDKGRLVGVATAEGAITADAVVLAAGPWSGAVAERLGVRLPVAPRRGTVLVTSRMPQRVWHKVYDADYVGAVGSGAADLQVSSVVESTAAGTVLIGSSRERRGFDERIEARVLSALAAKALLLFPFLADVQVMRAYGGFRPFVPDHLPVIGPDHRLPGLWHATGHEGAGIGLSLATAEILRDDLLRGTRDELAAQFRLDRPTLLPHLEGTDR; from the coding sequence GTGTCCACTCCTCTTCGAGTAGTCGTGGTGGGCGCGGGCATCGTCGGCTCGGCGATCGCCCGCGCACTGGCCCGCGAGGGCTGCGCGGTGACCGTCGTCGACCGCGGGCCCAGCGCGGGCGGGACGTCCGCCAGCGGCGAGGGGAACCTGCTGGTCTCCGACAAGGAGCCCGGCCCCGAGCTGCGGCTGGCCCAGCGCTCCCTCGCCTCCTGGCTGCGCGTCGAGGACGAGCTGCGCGACGAGCTGCCCGCGGGCTTCCCGGACCTCGAACTGGAGCGCAAGGGCGGCCTCGTCGTCGCCACCACCGACGCGGGCGCCACCGCGCTGCGCGGGTTCGCCGCCGCCCAGCGCGCCGCGGGCGTCACCGCCGAGGCCGTCGACGACGACCGCGTCCGCGAGCTCGAACCCGACCTCACCCCGGACCGCGCCGCCGCCGTCTTCTACCCCGACGACATGCAGGTCCAGCCCGTCACCGCCACCGAGGCGCTGCTCGCCGCCGCCCGCCGCCACGGCGCCGGGGTCCGGCAGGGCGTCGAGGTCACCGGGCCCGTGCTGGACAAGGGCAGGCTCGTCGGGGTCGCCACCGCCGAAGGCGCGATCACCGCCGACGCCGTCGTGCTCGCCGCGGGCCCCTGGTCCGGCGCGGTCGCCGAGCGGCTCGGGGTGCGCCTCCCGGTCGCGCCCCGCCGGGGCACCGTCCTGGTCACCTCCCGGATGCCGCAGCGCGTGTGGCACAAGGTCTACGACGCCGACTACGTGGGCGCGGTCGGCTCCGGCGCCGCCGACCTCCAGGTGTCCAGCGTGGTCGAGTCGACCGCCGCGGGCACCGTCCTCATCGGCTCCTCCCGCGAGCGCCGCGGCTTCGACGAGCGCATCGAGGCCCGCGTGCTCTCCGCGCTCGCCGCCAAGGCCCTGCTGCTGTTCCCGTTCCTGGCCGACGTCCAGGTCATGCGCGCCTACGGCGGCTTCCGCCCGTTCGTGCCCGACCACCTGCCCGTCATCGGCCCCGACCACCGCCTGCCCGGCCTGTGGCACGCCACCGGCCACGAGGGCGCGGGCATCGGGCTCAGCCTGGCCACCGCCGAGATCCTGCGCGACGACCTGCTGCGCGGGACGCGCGACGAGCTGGCCGCGCAGTTCCGGCTCGACCGACCGACCCTGCTCCCGCACCTGGAGGGGACCGACCGATGA